From Punica granatum isolate Tunisia-2019 chromosome 1, ASM765513v2, whole genome shotgun sequence:
aaagttaagttagaattgtgattctaaaattacactctaaaaccaaacagggCTAAATTAATCAGATTTTAACCTACATTAGGTGGATCTTGTGGACTTCTTAATATCAAgtgatttaaattaaattaaatttaaaagaaatattaaaaattataaaaaagaaaagagggagGGTGGTTAAGGGTGGGATATCCCACCCTACATACCACCAGCATCCCCTATAGACtagaattttacttttttctataAGATAAGATATAAGAAAGATGAGAtaagattctttttttctggctcgatagatagatatacatagatatattTTGGGTGAACAATTTTATTGGTTGATTTTGACGTGCATATATTTGAGTTCAAAATGTTGTATCTAGCTACTGCCACTCTATTTTGTCCCCTTGCGTTATAAATGACatgttactttttttttgactttttataATAGAAAAACGTTTGCTCAGTTGTCGTTGacaattgtatttttttatctcgTCATTTTAAAGAAATCCAGTTATCCACAATTATTCTTCTCTAATCTCTACACTATAATCAAAAGTGTGTCTCCTAAGTAAAATACATAGATAAGTTTGATAACTCGTGAATAATCTGTGATTATTTGATCTATGTGACAATAAATGTTACCGAGATAATCTTCAATTTTCGTCCTAATCTATAAAACCATCATTTGATACGTGCATATACTTAAAAGCTTACATACATATAGCAGACACTGAGGATTGTTCCGCATGTGTTATGAGTTGCCGTACTAGAAAAAGACATGATTTGCGGTTTTAGCTTCAAGTTGATTGGGAAGTCGGGGTGTTAATAATTAAGCTCCAATATGTTGAGAGAGCGGCCAACATAATCTATCAAATTAAActtgttctttttttgtgttttttctttttcttttttgtgagTCAAGGAATATTTTCAGAAGACTCAATTGGACAGACTATATTTCCTAGGTCTCCGGAGCCAGTAGTTGCCAACTTGTCTGGTACTAAATTTAATTGCCCGAACGCCCCTCAGAAAAACCAGTGGGGACGACAGTCAAATTTTCCTGAAACATAGTCCACAGTTGCCCCGAATTTAGGTATTTTTAGTTACTACCAATCCAATGAATTTGTGAGTCCTTCGGCCCCAAAAGCCACCAATGATCTTTTGTTCCCTATCCACATCGGCCCTGCTTCTATTCAAGGGGTCGATTCCGTGGCCAAAGTAACCGACAAGCCCAAGTCCGGCAGAGGCGGAACAGAGGGAAGGGCTAGTTGTCCTCTGTCGGTGTTTGGCATCGATCCCAAGCATTCCGATCCAATATTATGGCATCCGTGCAGGCTTCTTCTGAAAATGGCAGCACTCCTCAAAATGGCGGTGTCACGATGACTGCCGTGGCCATAGATAAGGATAAGAACAGCCCGCACGCCGTGAGGTGGGCCATCGATAATTTGATCAACAACATGCAAATCACGCTCATACATGTCCGGCGCAAGGCACATCGTAGGTACCTCCCTCCTTAATTATGTAGTAATATCTCCAGTGTTAGGATCTCACctcataaattaaaattcgAGAAGAAATGCCCTCAGTATCTTCCTAATTATGTGATAAAACTTGATAAAGCATTATAGGTATTTTGTTATTCATACCATTTGTTTACGTGCGCAGATGACGATGGACATCATCAAATGGATGAACGCGAGCTTTTCGGTGTCTACCGTGGGTATTGCGCTCGCAAAGGGGTAAGAAGTTGGCTGTTCCATGGTGGCATCATGTCCATATGCAGCGTGATTGAGAGCTTATTCGTGAGATCTTTCATTTAATTAGCTTATGAAGTTAATTGATCCAgagattttctcaattcaGGTCCAACTGAAGGAGTTGATCATTGACGACAATGATGTCGCGAAAGGAATATTGGAATACATTTCAAATAACTATGTTACGAATATTGTTGTTGGTGCATCTACGAGGAATGCTCTTAGCAGGTACTTTCCCATACGCATATCGCTGGAAGTTTTGtttcttaaaaattttgtGCAGTTAACAAAAGAGAActaattttcacttttaaCGAAATGCTTCAGAAAGTTGAAGAACCCCGATGTATCAAATATCCTCGCGAAATCTGCCCCTGATTTTTGCAATGTCTTCGTGATCTCAAAAGGGAGAGTGTCGTCTGCAAAGAAAGCCCAAAGGCAATTTGTTAACAATTCCACACCCCCGAGGACCCCGACTTCTGCAACACCTCCCCCAGCTAATTCTGATCCAGACGACACAATCAGGTACCTATTCATATTATTGGTTCATAACTTCATATGCAAGTGATCTTTAGTCCTTTTATTTCCCTCGTGGCTGTTCTTTCTTAATGTGATTCATTCAAATTAGGGCACCCAGCCACCCACGGCGAAGAAGCATTGGGTCGGATGTATTGATCTCGGAAAGGAAGAGCAATGACTTGAGAGCTCCAAAAGCAGTAGATAGGCACCGAAATCCTAGCCACGTGGACCACTCGGACATCCTGAATCATGGGTTGAGGACTCCGACCTGGGGCCGGGATTCCATCGCTGATAATAGTGAGTTTGGCGAGTTTCCAAGTCCATTAAACTTTGGATCAATGGATCTCACTGCCGACAGGCTAGACTTTAGCATCATCGAAAAAGACTCTCCAACACTTTCAACAACAATTAATCAGTCATCCGTGAGTATCACCAGAGCATTTGGAttggtttatttatttttatttttaatctttGAAAACTGAAAATATTATTCAGGTTGAATGTTTaactataaaattttttaaaaaaaattataaaggaAAACATAGAAATCTGACAATAAGTTCATTGAACATTTTAGAGGGAACTCGAGGCCCAGATGAAGAGGCTGAAGCTTGAGCTGAAGCAGACCATGGATATGTACAGCAATGCCTGCAAAGAAGCTATATCTGCCAAGAAGAAGGTAAGCTTATAATGATCATTTGCTGTCTGCTTATTTTCCGTAATTTAGTCGCACTCTGAAATTAATCATTGGGGTTGAATAGGCTGCAGAGCTTCAGCAGCTGAAGATGGAAGAGGCCCGTAAGTTCAAGGAGGCCAGGCTCGCTGAGGAGACAGCCCTTGCCATTGCGGAGATGGAGAAGGCGAAGTGCAAGGCTGCCCTAGAGGCTGCGGAGAAGGCCCAGATGCTCGCTGAGATAGAGGTCCAGAGGAGGAGACAGGCCGAGCTCAAGGCCAAGCTGGAGTCTGAGGAGAAGGACAAGGCACTGTGCACGTACCACCATAATGATGTGCGGTACCGGAAGTACACCCTTGCTGAGATTGAAGAAGCCACCCATAAGTTTTCGAGAGAGCATAAGATCGGGGAGGGTGGGTATGGGCCTGTGTATAAGGGCATTCTCAATCATACCCGCGTCGCAATCAAGGTTTTACGTCCGGATGCCTCACAGGGAAAGAAGCAGTTTCACCAAGAGGTACGAATATGTCTTATTGTTTCATGAAGCAGTTCACATGTATGAACTCTGTGAACTATCATGCAAAGTGGTGTACGCAGAGATCTTATTAACAAGCGTTAATGTTTTAGGTTGAGGTCCTGTGTTCCATGAGACATCCAAACATGGTACTCCTTTTGG
This genomic window contains:
- the LOC116203811 gene encoding U-box domain-containing protein 52-like, encoding MASVQASSENGSTPQNGGVTMTAVAIDKDKNSPHAVRWAIDNLINNMQITLIHVRRKAHHDDGHHQMDERELFGVYRGYCARKGVQLKELIIDDNDVAKGILEYISNNYVTNIVVGASTRNALSRKLKNPDVSNILAKSAPDFCNVFVISKGRVSSAKKAQRQFVNNSTPPRTPTSATPPPANSDPDDTIRAPSHPRRRSIGSDVLISERKSNDLRAPKAVDRHRNPSHVDHSDILNHGLRTPTWGRDSIADNSEFGEFPSPLNFGSMDLTADRLDFSIIEKDSPTLSTTINQSSRELEAQMKRLKLELKQTMDMYSNACKEAISAKKKAAELQQLKMEEARKFKEARLAEETALAIAEMEKAKCKAALEAAEKAQMLAEIEVQRRRQAELKAKLESEEKDKALCTYHHNDVRYRKYTLAEIEEATHKFSREHKIGEGGYGPVYKGILNHTRVAIKVLRPDASQGKKQFHQEVEVLCSMRHPNMVLLLGACPEYGCLVYEYMDFGSLEDRLFQKGDTPPISWRRRFKIAAEVATALLFLHQAKPEPLVHRDLKPANILLDHNYKSKISDVGLARLVPPSVVDSVTQYHMTNAAGTFCYIDPEYQQTGKLTTRSDIYSLGVMFLQMITARPPMGLAHQVKLAIDIGRFEEMLDPAVRDWPVEEALAFAELALRCTELRQKDRPDLGTVIVPELNRLRDFGRFYDHHRNNGHGTSKSRDPPSSPTSTICRTSIDQIDNGEASTSSSPTHKAAAAEGGID